In a single window of the Pongo abelii isolate AG06213 chromosome 1, NHGRI_mPonAbe1-v2.0_pri, whole genome shotgun sequence genome:
- the KDM5B gene encoding lysine-specific demethylase 5B isoform X3: MGFAPGKAVGSHIRGHYERILNPYNLFLSGDSLRCLQKPNLTTDTKDKEYKPHDIPQRQSVQPSETCPPARRAKRMRAEATNIKIEPEETTEARTHNLRRRMGCPTPKCENEKEMKSSIKQEPIERKDYIVENEKEKPKSRSKKATNAVDLYVCLLCGSGNDEDRLLLCDGCDDSYHTFCLIPPLHDVPKGDWRCPKCLAQECSKPQEAFGFEQAARDYTLRTFGEMADAFKSDYFNMPVHMVPTELVEKEFWRLVSTIEEDVTVEYGADIASKEFGSGFPVRDGKIKLSPEEEEYLDSGWNLNNMPVMEQSVLAHITADICGMKLPWLYVGMCFSSFCWHIEDHWSYSINYLHWGEPKTWYGVPGYAAEQLENVMKKLAPELFVSQPDLLHQLVTIMNPNTLMTHEVPVYRTNQCAGEFVITFPRAYHSGFNQGFNFAEAVNFCTVDWLPLGRQCVEHYRLLHRYCVFSHDEMICKMASKADVLDVVVASTVQKDMAIMIEDEKALRETVRKLGVIDSERMDFELLPDDERQCVKCKTTCFMSAISCSCKPGLLVCLHHVKELCSCPPYKYKLRYRYTLDDLYPMMNALKLRAESYNEWALNVNEALEAKINKKKSLVSFKALIEESEMKKFPDNDLLRHLRLVTQDAEKCASVAQQLLNGKRQTRYRSGGGKSQNQLTVNELRQFVTQLYALPCVLSQTPLLKDLLNRVEDFQQHSQKLLSEEMPSAVELQDLLDVSFEFDVELPQLAEMRIRLEQARWLEEVQQACLDPSSLTLDDMRRLIDLGVGLAPYSAVEKAMARLQELLTVSEHWDDKAKSLLKARPRHSLNSLATAVKEIEEIPAYLPNGAALKDSVQRARDWLQDVEALQAGGRVPVLDTLIELVTRGRSIPVHLNSLPRLETLVAEVQAWKECAVNTFLTENSPYSLLEVLCPRCDIGLLGLKRKQRKLKEPLPNGKKKSTKLESLSDLERALTESKETASAMATLGEARLREMEALQSLRLANEGKLLSSVQDVDIKICLCQKAPAAPMIQCELCRDAFHTSCVAVPSISQGPRIWLCPHCRRSEKPPLEKILPLLASLQRIRVRLPEGDALRYMIERTVNWQHRAQQLLSSGNLKFVQDRVGSGLLYSRWQASAGQVSDTNKVSQPPGTTSFSLPDDWDNRTSYLHSPFSTGRSCIPLHGVSPEVNELLMEAQLLQVSLPEIQELYQTLLAKPSPAQQTDRSSPVRPSSEKNDCCRGKRDGINSLERKLKRRLEREGLSSERWERVKKMRTPKKKKIKLSHPKDMNNFKLERERSYELVRSAETHSLPSDTSYSEQEDSEDEDAICPAVSCLQPEGDEVDWVQCDGSCNQWFHQVCVGVSPEMAEKEDYICVRCTVKDAPSRK; encoded by the exons TGTTTGCAGAAGCCAAACCTGACCACAGACACTAAGGACAAGGAGTACAAACCCCATGATATTCCCCAGAGGCAGTCTGTGCAGCCTTCGGAAACGTGCCCCCCAGCCCGACGAGCAAAACGCATGAGAGCAGAG GCCACGAATATTAAAATAGAGCCTGAGGAGACAACAGAAGCCAGAACTCATAATCTGAGACGTCGAATGGGTTGTCCAACTCCAAAATGTGAAAATG agaaagaaatgaagagtagCATCAAGCAAGAACCTATTGAGAGGAAAGATTATATTgtagaaaatgagaaggaaaagccCAAGAGTCGATCCAAAAAAGCCACCAATGCT GTGGACCTGTATGTCTGTCTTTTATGTGGCAGTGGCAATGATGAAGACCGGCTACTGTTGTGTGATGGCTGTGATGACAGTTACCATACCTTTTGCTTGATCCCACCTCTCCATGATGTTCCCAAGGGAGACTGGAGGTGTCCTAAGTGTTTGGCTCAG gaATGTAGTAAGCCACAAGAAGCATTTGGCTTTGAACAAGCAGCCAGGGACTATACCCTCCGTACTTTTGGGGAAATGGCAGATGCGTTCAAATCTGATTACTTCAACATGCCAGtccat ATGGTCCCCACAGAGCTTGTTGAGAAAGAATTTTGGAGACTGGTAAGCACTATTGAGGAGGATGTCACAGTGGAATATGGAGCAGACATTGCCTCAAAGGAATTTGGCAGTGGCTTTCCTGTCCGAGATGGGAAAATCAAACTCTCACCCGAGGAAGAG GAGTATCTTGATAGTGGCTGGAATTTGAACAACATGCCAGTGATGGAGCAGTCTGTCCTTGCACATATTACTGCTGATATATGTGGCATGAAACTTCCTTGGTTGTATGTGGGAAtgtgcttttcttcattctgttggcATATTGAAGACCACTGGAGCTATTCAATTAACTACTTGCACTG GGGTGAGCCAAAAACCTGGTATGGAGTCCCAGGCTATGCTGCTGAGCAGCTAGAAAATGTAATGAAGAAACTGGCTCCAGAACTCTTTGTGTCCCAGCCGGATCTCCTCCATCAGCTTGTGACCATCATGAACCCCAATACCCTGATGACTCATGAAGTGCCT GTTTACCGAACTAATCAGTGTGCTGGGGAGTTTGTGATTACATTTCCAAGAGCCTACCACAGTGGTTTTAACCAGGGTTTTAATTTTGCTGAGGCTGTTAACTTCTGCACTGTTGATTGG CTGCCATTAGGCCGACAGTGTGTGGAGCATTATCGCTTGCTTCATCGATATTGTGTGTTTTCCCACGATGAGATGATCTGCAAGATGGCTTCCAAGGCTGATGTACTAGATGTTGTAGTGGCTTCAACTGTTCAGAAAGACATGGCCATTATGATTGAGGATGAGAAAGCTTTAAGGGAAACTGTCCGTAAATTG GGCGTGATTGATTCGGAAAGAATGGATTTTGAGCTGTTGCCAGATGATGAACGTCAgtgtgtaaaatgcaaaactacatGCTTCATGTCTGCCATCTCCTGTTCTTGTAAACCTGGCCTGCTTGTTTGCCTGCATCATGTAAAAGAATTGTGTTCCTGTCCTCCTTATAAATATAAATTGCG GTATAGATACACGCTGGATGATCTCTACCCTATGATGAATGCATTGAAGCTTCGAGCAGAATCTTACAACGAATGGGCCTTGAATGTGAATGAAGCTTTGGAGGCAAAGATCAACAAGAAGAAAA GCCTTGTCAGCTTCAAGGCTTTAATTGAAGAATCTGAAATGAAGAAATTCCCAGACAATGATCTTTTGCGACACCTTCGCCTAGTCACACAGGATGCAGAGAAGTGTGCCTCTGTTGCGCAGCAATTGCTTAATGGCAAAAGGCAAACTAG ATATCGATCTGGTGGAGGGAAATCCCAAAATCAGTTGACAGTGAATGAGCTCCGGCAGTTTGTAACACAGCTGTATGCTCTTCCATGTGTCCTCAGTCAGACACCATTACTAAAG gatCTCTTGAATCGTGTAGAAGATTTTCAACAGCAtagtcagaaactactctctgaggAAATGCCTAGTGCTGTGGAGCTGCAGGACTTGCTAGATGTCAGCTTTGAATTTGATGTTGAACTTCCACAGCTTGCTGAGATGCGTATCCGTTTGGAACAAGCCCGTTGGCTAGAAGAGGTGCAACAAGCTTGCCTAGACCCCAGCTCCCTTACTTTAGATGATATGAGACGTCTCATAGACCTAGGGGTAGGGCTGGCCCCCTATTCAGCAGTGGAGAAAGCTATGGCCCGGCTGCAGGAACTGCTCACAGTGTCAGAGCACTGGGACGACAAAGCCAAGAGTCTCCTCAAGGCCAG GCCACGACATTCATTGAATAGCCTTGCTACGGCAGTAAAGGAAATCGAAGAGATCCCTGCATATCTGCCCAATGGTGCAGCTCTGAAAGACTCAGTGCAGAGAGCCAGAGATTGGCTTCAGGATGTAGAGGCCCTGCAG GCTGGAGGACGTGTGCCAGTGTTAGACACACTCATAGAACTTGTTACACGAGGCCGATCTATCCCGGTACATCTGAATTCTTTGCCAAGACTGGAAACCCTAGTAGCTGAGGTTCAGGCTTGGAAAGAATGTGCTGTTAATACATTCTTGACTGAGAATTCTCCATATTCTCTCTTAGAG GTGCTGTGTCCTCGATGTGATATTGGCCTTTTGGGATTgaaaaggaagcagagaaagTTAAAGGAGCCCTtgccaaatggaaagaaaaaaagcaccaaATTAGAGAGTCTGAGTGACCTGGAGAGAGCTTTAACTGAAAGCAAGGAGACTGCTTCAGCT ATGGCAACTCTCGGGGAAGCTCGCCTAAGGGAAATGGAAGCCTTGCAGTCTCTCAGACTCGCCAATGAAGGGAAATTGCTGTCGTCTGTCCAAGATGTGGATATAAAAATCTGCCTATGTCAGAAGGCCCCAgctgcccctatgattcagtgTGAACTCTGCAGGGATGCTTTCCACACCAGTTGTGTGGCGGTACCCAGTATTTCACAGGGCCCCCGAATCTGGCTTTGTCCCCATTGTCGGAGGTCAGAGAAACCTCCATTAGAGAAAATTCTGCCCCTGCTCGCCTCCCTTCAGCGTATCCGAGTTCGCCTTCCTGAGGGAGATGCACTTCGATATATGATTGAAAGAACCGTGAACTGGCAGCACAGAGCCCAGCAACTGCTTTCGTCAGGGAATCTTAAATTTGTGCAAGATCGAGTGGGCTCAGGACTGTTATATAGCAGATGGCAAGCCTCAGCAGGACAGGTGTCAGACACAAACAAG GTATCTCAACCTCCTGGCACAACATCATTTTCCTTGCCTGATGACTGGGACAACAGAACCTCATATTTGCACTCTCCCTTCTCAACTGGACGAAGTTGTATCCCCCTCCATG GTGTTAGTCCAGAAGTGAATGAACTATTGATGGAAGCCCAGCTGCTCCAGGTATCCCTTCCTGAAATTCAGGAACTTTACCAGACTTTACTTGCAAAGCCAAGCCCTGCTCAGCAGACTGACCGAAGCTCACCAGTGAGACCCAGCAGTGAGAAG AATGACTGTTGCCGAGGGAAGCGAGATGGAATTAACAGTCTTGAGAGAAAACTGAAGAGACGCCTGGAAAGAGAGGGCCTCTCCAGTGAGCGGTGGGAACGAGTTAAGAAAATGCGGAcccccaaaaagaagaaaatcaaactgAGCCACCCCAAGGACATGAACAATTTCAAGTTAGAGAGAGAGCGTAGCTATGAATTAGTTCGTTCTGCTGAAACTCATTCCCTGCCCTCAGACACATCCTATTCCGAACAGGAAGACTCTGAGGATGAAGATGCCATCTGCCCAGCTGTGAGCTGCCTGCAGCCAGAAGGAGATGAG GTGGACTGGGTCCAGTGTGATGGCAGCTGCAATCAGTGGTTTCATCAGGTCTGTGTTGGTGTCTCCCCAGAGATGGCAGAGAAAGAAGACTACATCTGTGTGCGCTGTACTGTGAAGGACGCACCAAGCcgaaagtaa
- the LOC129048375 gene encoding cytochrome c oxidase subunit 7C, mitochondrial-like encodes MLGQSIRRFTTSVVRRSHYEEGPGKNLPFSVENKWSLLAKMCLYFGSAFATPFLVVRHQLLKS; translated from the coding sequence ATGTTGGGCCAGAGCATCCGGAGGTTCACAACCTCTGTGGTCCGTAGGAGCCACTATGAGGAGGGCCCTGGGAAGAATTTGCCATTTTCAGTGGAAAACAAGTGGTCGTTACTAGCTAAGATGTGTTTGTACTTTGGATCTGCATTTGCTACACCCTTCCTTGTAGTAAGACACCAACTGCTTAAATCATAA